A genomic window from Microbacterium sp. H1-D42 includes:
- a CDS encoding bifunctional riboflavin kinase/FAD synthetase — protein MIVFRDPAEVPADFGRTVVAIGKFDGVHVGHQAVIRKVRDDAEALGARAVAVTFDRNPLEVLRPELCPDNVVALERKLDLLGELDLDATLVLTFDRALASVPAEEFVRTILVDSLHVATVLVGRDFRFGHGGSGTPDLLRELGPKYGFIVDVVDDVFPQGEGRRVSSTWIRELLAEGDVAHAAHVLGRPVTVSGEVVHGLKRGRELGFPTANLSELVDSLVPADGVYAGWLIDHESGIRHPAAISVGTNPTFDDVPRRQVEAHVLDKTGLDLYGHPVTVEFTAHLRGMVAFDGMDALIAQIAADVADARIQLGL, from the coding sequence GTGATCGTCTTCCGTGATCCCGCCGAAGTGCCGGCCGACTTCGGTCGCACCGTCGTCGCCATCGGGAAGTTCGACGGCGTGCACGTCGGCCACCAGGCCGTGATCCGCAAGGTGCGCGATGACGCCGAGGCGCTCGGCGCACGTGCGGTCGCGGTCACGTTCGACCGCAACCCGCTCGAGGTGCTGCGTCCGGAGCTCTGCCCCGACAACGTCGTGGCGCTGGAGCGCAAGCTCGACCTGCTCGGCGAACTCGACCTGGATGCCACGCTCGTGCTGACCTTCGATCGCGCTCTCGCCTCGGTGCCGGCGGAGGAGTTCGTGCGCACCATTCTGGTTGATTCCCTGCACGTCGCCACCGTCCTGGTCGGACGCGACTTCCGCTTCGGGCACGGCGGCAGCGGCACCCCCGATCTGCTGCGCGAACTGGGGCCGAAGTACGGTTTCATCGTCGACGTCGTCGACGACGTGTTCCCGCAGGGTGAGGGACGTCGCGTATCGTCCACCTGGATCCGCGAGCTGCTCGCGGAAGGCGATGTCGCACATGCCGCGCACGTGCTCGGTCGCCCGGTGACGGTCTCGGGTGAGGTCGTCCACGGCCTCAAGCGCGGGCGCGAACTCGGTTTCCCCACCGCGAACCTCTCTGAGCTCGTCGACTCGCTCGTGCCGGCGGACGGCGTCTACGCCGGATGGCTGATCGACCACGAGAGCGGCATCCGGCATCCGGCGGCCATCTCGGTCGGCACCAACCCCACCTTCGACGACGTGCCGCGGCGCCAGGTCGAAGCGCACGTGCTCGATAAGACCGGTCTCGACCTGTACGGGCATCCCGTCACCGTCGAGTTCACCGCGCACCTGCGCGGTATGGTCGCCTTCGACGGCATGGACGCGCTCATCGCGCAGATCGCGGCCGACGTCGCGGACGCGCGCATCCAGCTCGGTCTCTGA